TTCTATAAGTATCTCTTGCTGAATGACCTACTCCTAAAATTATTTTATCTACTTCTATTTTTTCTATTTCATTTTTATTGTTATTTATTATAGCTCCTACAATCTTATTATCTTCTATAATTATCTCTTCTAATTTATTATTAAAATAAAATTTTCCACCCATTGAAATAATTTTTTCTCTAAGATTTTTTATAACACCTTTTAAAATATCTGTTCCTATATGAGGTTTATAATCCCACATTATTTCTTCTTGAGCACCACATTCTACAAAAGTTTGAAATACTTTATCTATATATTCACTTCTTATTCTAGTATTTAATTTTCCATCAGAATAAGTTCCAGCTCCACCTTCTCCAAATTGAATATTTGAATTTTCATTTAATATTCCAGTATTGATAAAGTTTTCTACTGACTTATCTCTAGAATCTACATCTTCTCCTCTTTCAATTATAATAGGCTTATATCCATATTCTACTAATCTCAAAGCTGAAAAAAGCCCTGCTGGTCCTGTTCCCACTATCAAAACTTTTTCTTCTTTATTTATAGCTTCCCTTTTTAAATATACACTATCTTTTATTATATTTACATTTTTCATATTTTTTATATCAATTTCATTTTTTAAATAAACTTCTAAATTATAAACAAACTTTATATCATTCTTTTTTCTACTATCTATAGACCTTTTTAACCATAAAATTTTATCTATGTTTTCTTTTTTTATCCCTTTTTTTATTATTTCTTTTTCTATTTCCTTATTTTGATTTTTTATCACTGGTATCATTATATTATTTATACTAACTCTCAATATATCACCTCTGTAAAAATTATACCATAATAAAAAAAAATGTGCTTATATATTTTATCTTTCTCAATCAAAAGTGTTATTTTATTTTTTCTATGAATATTCTATATTTTATGGTATAATATTATGTATATTTTTTAAGGAGGTTATATGGAAGAATTAACAAAATTTCAAATTTTTTTAGAAGAAGTTAAAATGGATGCATTAAAAATGTTACCCTCTATTGCCATAAAGATTATTTGGGTTATATTTTTACTAGTAATTTTTAAACCTGTTAATAAATCAATTATAAAATTTTTTAAACTTTTATTTGATAAAAATAAAGTTGACCCATTATTAAAAAGTTTTATTATATCTTTTATTAATGTATTAATTTATATTTCTTTCTTTGTTTTAATCATTGGAGGAATAGGGGTAAGAGCTACATCTCTTGTTACTATTTTAGGTACAGCAGGTTTGGCTGTAGGTCTGGCTTTACAAGGAAGTTTATCTAATTTAGCTGGAGGAGTATTAATATTATTCTTTAAACCTTTTTCAAAAGGAGATTATATAATAACAAGTAGTGGTTCTGGTACTGTTGAAAGTATTTACATTTTATATACAGTAATTTCAACTGTTGAAAATTTTAGAATTACTATTCCTAATAGTGAATTAGCTAATTCAGCTGTTACAAATGTTTCTAGAAGTCCAGAAAGAATGATTGATGCTATGATTAGTGTTAGTTATGACTCAGACCTTGATTTAGTTAAAGAAACTTTAAACTCCATCTTAAAAGAGCATAAAGATATTCTTCATGAAAAAGGTTATGTAATAAGACTAAAAAAACAAAATGCTAGTTCTTTGGATTTTGTATTAAGAGCTTGGGTAAAAAAAGAAAATTATTGGAATACTTACTATGATTTAATGGAAACTATTGTTATTAAATTTAGAGAAAATAATATTGAAATTCCTTACAATAAACTTGATGTTTATCAAAAATAATTTCATAAAAAATTTATTATTCTCAAAATTTTTATTATATTTTATTAAATAATAAAATTGTAATTCACACTCTATATTAATAAATATAGAGTGTATTTTTTTATAAAAAATAAATTTATTTTCACTATTTTTTTATATATTTCTTTAAATCTTTTATTTTCTTCTCTAAATTTTATATTATTTATTTTCTTCCATCTCTTCTCTTAATTCTCTAA
This genomic window from Fusobacterium sp. FSA-380-WT-3A contains:
- a CDS encoding NAD(P)/FAD-dependent oxidoreductase, whose amino-acid sequence is MRVSINNIMIPVIKNQNKEIEKEIIKKGIKKENIDKILWLKRSIDSRKKNDIKFVYNLEVYLKNEIDIKNMKNVNIIKDSVYLKREAINKEEKVLIVGTGPAGLFSALRLVEYGYKPIIIERGEDVDSRDKSVENFINTGILNENSNIQFGEGGAGTYSDGKLNTRIRSEYIDKVFQTFVECGAQEEIMWDYKPHIGTDILKGVIKNLREKIISMGGKFYFNNKLEEIIIEDNKIVGAIINNNKNEIEKIEVDKIILGVGHSARDTYRMLHKKGVKMESKPFAIGARIEHPREDIDKMQYGKFAGHKNLGAATYNFTYNNYEEERGVFSFCMCPGGVIVNAASQKGGSLVNGMSYSDRNGEFSNSALVVGIKENEFGEDLFSGMEFQEKLEKRSYEIVKEYGAIYQSVTDFLEGKVTEKEIRTSYLMKKTPYDLNKFFPDVITRNMKMALKYWGKNNPLFISERANLLAPETRTSAPIRILRDENGESVNIKGLYPIGEGAGYAGGIVSAGVDGLKIVDKSFSKVVED
- a CDS encoding mechanosensitive ion channel family protein, producing the protein MEELTKFQIFLEEVKMDALKMLPSIAIKIIWVIFLLVIFKPVNKSIIKFFKLLFDKNKVDPLLKSFIISFINVLIYISFFVLIIGGIGVRATSLVTILGTAGLAVGLALQGSLSNLAGGVLILFFKPFSKGDYIITSSGSGTVESIYILYTVISTVENFRITIPNSELANSAVTNVSRSPERMIDAMISVSYDSDLDLVKETLNSILKEHKDILHEKGYVIRLKKQNASSLDFVLRAWVKKENYWNTYYDLMETIVIKFRENNIEIPYNKLDVYQK